The Pygocentrus nattereri isolate fPygNat1 chromosome 1, fPygNat1.pri, whole genome shotgun sequence genome window below encodes:
- the LOC108416251 gene encoding antigen WC1.1-like, translated as MRDVSVVCRELSCGDPLSLDAAVGGSGPIWMSHVDCSGSESTLKNCGSLGWGKHSCIHLIDIEIHCSGHRRSKLTGGPHRCSGRVEVLHEETWSTVCDADFDQQDAEVVCRELGCGLPVEVLGAAAFGRGEGQVWSKELQCRGIESEISLCPTSSSLRLNCTHGSDVGLICSGHTRARLVSGSDSCSGRVELQYLSEWGTVCDVSWDMRAASVLCAQLKCGSAVAVLGSDWFGEGSGQIWADVFDCEGNETHLSKCPISSWSRTACSHKQDAGVICSGSLMAVHEGRVRLSGGMECEGEVEVYFLKDWRRVLLDSWSESEASVVCRQLGCGSVFSFSSYSTSSPEHSHMCVTGFNCSGSEAHLGNCSSAQAVNCSSRDQLSITCSAHSSIRLVGSGGNCAGRLEVFHSGSWGTVCDDLWDIEDAQVVCRQLQCGVALSAPVPAQFGPGTGPIWLNEVECEGNETSLFNCRFQMCGEDECGHMEDVGVVCSEFKEIRLTEGCQGNLEVFYNETWGNVCTNNMDEEVANLVCQELNCGRSGSLSQTKARVESAPNWLDDLKCRKHDSTLWHCPSSAWGQNSCNNLNEVAHITCSGEINHSLLQNHLKCSSFPNQSQCSKHLPLRLSGGNGSCSGRLEVYHNTEWGSVCDNEWDISDVQVVCRQLGCGPALSADGSAVFGAGVGPIWLNRVKCRGNEIHLWDCPHSLKDHADCSHSQDAGVTCTDIFVSTTVTSRVTTITITAGQTENEAVTPTQTFSAAVPSIYPVSLLVLGVLLFLALLFLVVLFYQNRVLRRVLSKRKHKTQTEAVYEEIDQRIITKRTTKKVNILSEEQHSGYEDVDEELLSAKAVNEEKAEYYDDASTRSLKSEVGTRDTPDTYDDVISAGHTTTREAKNKVELYDDAVPAGKNLQVTAVYTPENYDDVITPGQDFGDSAGYDDVDVSEKEAQII; from the exons ATGAGagatgtttcagtggtgtgtagagagctgaGCTGTGGGGATCCATTGAGTCTGGATGCTGCTGTAGGAGGATCAGGACCGATCTGGATGAGTCATGTGGACTGCAGTGGATCAGAGTCTACACTGAAAAACTGTGGATCACTGGGATGGGGCAAACATAGCTGTATTCATCTTATAGATATCGAAATTCATTGTTCAG GTCATAGAAGGTCCAAGCTTACTGGTGGTCCTCATCGTtgctctgggagagtggaggtgcttcATGAAGAGACCTGGTCCACggtgtgtgatgctgactttgaccagcaggatgcagaggttgtgtgtcgagagctgggctgtgggcttcctgtggaggtgctgggagcagctgcttttggcagaggggagggtcaggtgtggtcaAAGGAACTTCAGTGTAGAGGAATTGAATCTGAGATTTCCCTTTGTCCAACATCATCTTCACTTAGACTCAACTGCACCCATGGCAGTGATGTGGGACTCATATGTTCTG GTCACACTCGGGCTCGGCTGGTGAGTGGCTCTGACTCCTGTTCTGGTCGAGTGGAGCTCCAGTACCTCAGTGAATGGGGCACAGTGTGTGATGTAAGCTGGGATATGAGAGCTGCCAGTGTCCTCTGTGCTCAGCTGAAGTGTGGGAGTGCTGTGGCTGTGTTGGGGTCAGACTGGTTTGGGGAGGGGAGTGGCCAGATCTGGGCTGATGTGTTTGATTGTGAGGGGAACGAAACACACCTGTCAAAATGTCCCATTTCATCATGGAGTCGAACTGCATGCTCTCATAAACAGGATGCTGGAGTCATCTGCAGTG GTTCACTCATGGCAGTTCATGAGGGGCGAGTGAGGTTGTCTGGAGGGATGGAGTGTGAGGGGGAGGTGGAGGTGTACTTCTTGAAGGACTGGAGGAGAGTTCTGCTGGACTCCTGGAGTGAGTCTGAGGCCTCTGTGGTCTGCAGACAGCTGGGCTGTGGCTCTGTGTTCAGCTTCTCCAGCTACTCTACATCCAGTCCTGAACACAGTCACATGTGTGTGACGGGTTTCAATTGTTCTGGGAGTGAAGCTCATCTGGGGAACTGCAGCAGCGCACAAGCAGTCAACTGCAGCTCCAGAGATCAGCTCTCAATCACCTGCTCTG CTCACAGCTCCATCAGGCTGGTTGGCTCTGGGGGAAACTGTGCAGGAAGGCTGGAGGTTTTCCACAGTGGCTCATGGGGGACAGTGTGTGATGACTTGTGGGATATTGAGGATGCGCAGGTGGTTTGTAGACAGCTGCAATGTGGAGTGGCTCTCAGTGCTCCGGTACCAGCCCAGTTTGGACCTGGAACTGGACCCATATGGCTGAATGAGGTGGAGTGTGAGGGAAACGAGACGTCCCTGTTTAACTGCAGATTTCAGATGTGTGGAGAAGATGAATGTGGCCACATGGAGGACGTAGGAGTCGTGTGTTCCG AATTTAAAGAGATCAGACTCACTGAGGGCTGTCAGGGGAATCTGGAAGTGTTCTACAATGAAACCTGGGGTAATGTGTGTACAAATAACATGGATGAAGAAGTAGCAAATTTGGTCTGTCAAGAGTTGAACTGTGGAAGATCAGGCAGTTTGAGCCAAACCAAAGCAAGAGTGGAATCAGCTCCTAACTGGCTGGATGATCTGAAATGTAGGAAACATGACTCCACTCTGTGGCACTGTCCATCTTCAGCCTGGGGACAGAACAGCTGTAATAATCTAAATGAAGTGGCTCACATTACCTGCTCAG GAGAGATAAATCATTCTTTGCTGCAAAACCATCTGAAATGCTCCTCATTTCCAAACCAGAGTCAATGCTCAA AGCACCTGCCTCTCAGGCTGAGTGGAGGGAATGGAAGCTGCTCTGGGAGGCTGGAGGTGTATCACAACACTGAGTGGGGCTCCGTCTGTGATAATGAGTGGGACATCAGTGATGTTCAGGTGGTCTGCAggcagctgggctgtgggccGGCGCTGAGTGCTGATGGGAGTGCTGTCTTTGGTGCTGGTGTAGGGCCTATCTGGCTGAACAGAGTGAAGTGTAGAGGGAATGAGATTCACCTGTGGGACTGTCCTCATTCCCTGAAGGACCACGCTGACTGTTCCCACAGTCAGGACGCTGGAGTCACCTGTACAG acATATTTGTATCCACCACTGTTACATCCAGAGTAACTACTATTACCATCACAG CTGGTCAGACAGAGAACGAAGCAGTTACTCCTACACAAACTTTTTCAGCAGCtgttccatccatctatccagtGTCTCTCCTGGTTCTGGGAGTGCTGCTCTTCCTGGCCTTATTGTTTCTGGTTGTGCTGTTTTACCAGAACAGAGTGCtcaggagag TGCTCTCTAAGAGGAAGCATAAGACTCAGACTGAGGCAGTCTATGAAGAGATCGACCAGAGAATCATCACTAAGAGAACGACTAAAAAGG TAAATATCCTCTCTGAAGAACAACATTCAGGATATGAGGATGTGGATGAGGAGCTTCTCTCAG caaaggctgtgaatgaGGAAAAAGCTGAATATTATGATGATGCCTCCACCCGTAGCCTGAAAA GTGAGGTGGGAACTAGAGACACTCCAGATACCTATGATGATGTCATTTCTGCTGGACACACAACAACTAGAGAAGCAA